The Peribacillus sp. FSL P2-0133 genome has a segment encoding these proteins:
- a CDS encoding DUF3311 domain-containing protein, whose translation MKKIIVLLSVIPAIGSLSVINRVEPYIFGLPFIIFWSTAWLILTSICLYISSVICDRQEENK comes from the coding sequence TTGAAGAAAATCATTGTGCTGCTCAGCGTCATACCCGCGATTGGCTCATTATCCGTGATTAACCGTGTGGAGCCATATATATTCGGTTTGCCTTTCATTATCTTTTGGTCCACAGCCTGGCTTATTTTGACATCCATCTGCCTTTATATTAGCAGTGTGATCTGTGATAGACAGGAGGAGAATAAATGA
- a CDS encoding sodium:solute symporter: MNSSILIIIMTLVLAFYLGIRAKKGREMKLDQWAVGGRNFGSLIMFVLMAGEMFSTFVFLGASGAAYRMGGPTIYIFCALTYIVPFWILPPIWRYAKKHNVLTQSDFFTKKYNSKPLGLLVAVIGVLSMIPYIVLQLKGFQIIVSEASYGLIPPTVAVWIGMLCVTVFVYVSGIHGSAWTAVLKDILILVVIVFLGIYLPIHYFGGIQPMFETLEATKPGFLLLPDEGFSISWYISLCLTIALGQYMWPHCFGASLSSQNESALRKNSAILPLYQIILVFILFIGFTAVLQIPNLQGGDTDLALFKIAKDAFPPWIVGVVGAAGMLAALVPCSMLILTAATILSKNIYKAVKPDTSNEQLAKLTRIFVPIVSLVSLIFTFYGGNTMIALLTMAYSFVLQLFPPLVFSLLKRNPVSKAGASAGMILGVVLVAYFTLAEATMATLLPKAPHFIQDLDIGIVAITFNLIVMLAVSAFTRKDQQMVQEEEPVKRIITS; the protein is encoded by the coding sequence ATGAACAGTTCCATATTAATCATCATCATGACTCTTGTTTTGGCTTTTTACTTAGGTATCCGCGCAAAAAAGGGGCGCGAAATGAAGCTTGACCAGTGGGCAGTCGGGGGGAGGAACTTCGGTTCTTTAATCATGTTCGTTCTGATGGCAGGAGAGATGTTTTCGACTTTTGTGTTTCTTGGCGCCAGCGGAGCGGCATACCGTATGGGCGGTCCCACTATCTATATATTTTGTGCTCTTACTTACATCGTTCCTTTCTGGATTTTACCCCCTATTTGGCGCTATGCAAAAAAACATAATGTGCTGACGCAATCTGACTTTTTCACAAAAAAGTATAATAGTAAGCCATTGGGACTTCTGGTTGCTGTTATCGGGGTCCTATCAATGATTCCCTATATCGTATTACAATTAAAAGGCTTTCAAATCATCGTTTCCGAAGCATCATATGGATTGATTCCCCCAACGGTTGCTGTTTGGATCGGAATGCTCTGCGTAACTGTTTTTGTATATGTGTCAGGTATTCATGGTTCGGCCTGGACGGCAGTATTGAAAGATATCCTCATTCTTGTCGTAATTGTGTTTTTGGGCATTTATTTGCCAATACATTACTTCGGTGGAATACAACCAATGTTCGAAACTCTTGAAGCAACAAAACCGGGATTCTTATTGCTTCCGGATGAAGGGTTTAGCATCTCTTGGTATATTTCCCTTTGCCTGACCATCGCATTGGGCCAATATATGTGGCCGCATTGCTTTGGAGCGAGTTTATCTTCCCAAAACGAATCGGCTCTCAGGAAAAACTCTGCCATTTTACCTCTGTATCAAATCATTCTGGTTTTCATTCTTTTTATCGGTTTTACGGCGGTTTTGCAGATACCGAATCTACAAGGCGGAGATACCGACCTTGCCTTATTTAAAATCGCGAAAGATGCTTTCCCGCCCTGGATTGTTGGCGTAGTCGGAGCAGCAGGCATGCTTGCAGCCCTTGTACCATGCTCGATGTTAATTTTGACGGCAGCCACGATTTTATCAAAGAATATTTATAAAGCCGTTAAGCCTGACACATCGAATGAACAGCTTGCCAAACTAACCCGTATATTTGTTCCAATCGTATCATTGGTCTCCTTAATCTTTACATTCTATGGAGGTAATACGATGATTGCGTTACTGACCATGGCTTACAGTTTTGTCCTGCAGCTTTTCCCGCCTTTAGTATTCAGCTTGCTTAAGAGAAATCCAGTAAGTAAAGCGGGGGCCTCTGCAGGAATGATTTTAGGGGTGGTGTTGGTCGCTTACTTTACTCTGGCAGAGGCAACAATGGCCACTTTATTACCGAAGGCACCACATTTCATACAGGATCTTGATATAGGGATCGTCGCCATTACCTTTAACCTTATCGTCATGCTGGCTGTTAGTGCTTTTACAAGAAAAGACCAACAAATGGTTCAGGAAGAAGAGCCGGTTAAACGAATAATCACTTCTTGA
- a CDS encoding YjjG family noncanonical pyrimidine nucleotidase has protein sequence MKYEIILFDVDDTLLDFGISEKKALHEVFLEFGLPTGAEDYAGCYQEISQVLWRDLEQGRIDLTNLGVERFKRLFLKHGLDIDADAFSGAYLGHLGKEIHLLPGALEVCEKLGGCRLAIITNGFTTVQTARIGGSPLCNTFETLIISQEAGFQKPDRGIFDYAFSKLKITDISKALMVGDSLTSDIQGGLNYGMDTCWYNPHQKDNNLGIKPTYEIRTLSDLLDIVGSKEV, from the coding sequence ATGAAATACGAGATTATCTTATTTGATGTTGATGATACATTGCTAGACTTTGGGATATCGGAAAAAAAAGCACTGCATGAAGTCTTCTTGGAGTTCGGTTTGCCCACAGGGGCGGAGGATTATGCGGGATGCTACCAAGAAATCAGCCAGGTATTATGGAGGGACTTGGAACAGGGGCGTATTGATTTAACAAATCTGGGAGTGGAAAGGTTCAAGCGATTGTTCCTGAAGCATGGGCTTGATATCGATGCGGATGCGTTCAGCGGTGCGTACCTTGGACATTTGGGAAAGGAAATACATCTTCTGCCCGGGGCTTTAGAGGTTTGTGAGAAGCTTGGAGGATGCCGGCTGGCTATTATAACAAATGGCTTCACAACAGTGCAGACAGCAAGAATCGGGGGGTCACCCCTTTGCAATACCTTTGAGACTTTGATAATTTCACAAGAGGCTGGGTTTCAGAAGCCTGATAGAGGGATTTTTGATTATGCATTTTCCAAGTTAAAGATCACGGATATATCGAAAGCGTTGATGGTGGGTGACTCCTTGACATCAGATATACAGGGCGGTTTGAATTATGGAATGGATACATGCTGGTACAATCCCCATCAAAAGGATAATAATCTGGGAATCAAGCCCACATATGAAATCCGGACGCTTTCTGATCTTTTGGATATTGTAGGAAGCAAGGAAGTATAG
- a CDS encoding MFS transporter codes for MKKSRVLFASLAGSVIEWYDFYLYGTATGLVFTTLFFPNHDPAISLLLAFVTFGAGYAARPIGSILFGHMGDRIGRKAALMFTLIGMGGSSMLIGVLPTYTQVGLAAPAILVVLRLIQGISLGGEWGGAILLATESAPKGVRGLYGSIPQLGVPIGLVAGSFSLTLISSLTTDAQFLAWGWRIPFLLSGVLIALAIWVRSGIEETPEFQQQKDSGDLAKVPIIETLKHDWRSVLQVIGLKIGDGFFNVFIMSYVLVFTTLYFGYSKDSALTGLTIGCATMLITIPVIGYISDFINRKIIYFGGLILLFVLAIPYFTMIGRGVGWFYIMQAVVLGVIWGAIFSTQGTLFSELFPAKVRYTGLSVGYQVAAAIAGFGPLIWTAMAESYGPSPLVFGGFMMAGLAISLALCILSPHFSRRMEKDKTLKPHELDLN; via the coding sequence ATGAAAAAAAGTCGCGTTCTTTTCGCTAGTTTAGCTGGTTCCGTTATTGAGTGGTATGATTTCTATTTATACGGGACAGCAACAGGCCTAGTTTTTACAACTCTATTCTTTCCCAATCATGATCCTGCGATTTCACTTCTTCTCGCCTTTGTCACTTTCGGGGCTGGTTACGCTGCCCGGCCAATCGGAAGTATCCTATTCGGCCATATGGGTGATCGCATCGGACGAAAGGCAGCACTCATGTTCACCCTTATTGGTATGGGAGGGAGTTCAATGCTTATCGGTGTTCTTCCCACTTATACCCAGGTTGGGTTGGCCGCCCCCGCCATCTTGGTGGTGCTGAGGTTGATTCAAGGAATTTCCTTGGGAGGTGAATGGGGCGGAGCCATCCTATTGGCAACGGAATCTGCTCCAAAGGGTGTCCGTGGGTTATATGGATCCATTCCCCAACTAGGGGTCCCCATCGGTTTGGTTGCCGGTTCATTCAGCCTAACCCTTATCAGTTCCTTGACAACCGATGCCCAATTTTTAGCTTGGGGTTGGCGGATTCCATTTCTTTTAAGCGGTGTTCTGATCGCATTGGCAATCTGGGTAAGGAGTGGCATTGAAGAAACGCCGGAGTTCCAGCAGCAGAAAGATAGCGGTGATCTTGCGAAGGTTCCCATTATTGAAACGTTGAAACACGATTGGAGAAGTGTGCTGCAAGTGATCGGACTAAAAATTGGGGACGGGTTCTTCAATGTATTCATCATGTCCTATGTTCTCGTCTTTACTACACTGTATTTTGGTTATTCCAAAGATTCAGCCCTTACCGGTTTAACGATTGGCTGCGCTACAATGCTAATTACCATTCCTGTCATTGGTTACATTTCAGATTTCATCAATCGAAAAATCATCTATTTTGGGGGCCTGATTCTCCTTTTCGTCTTGGCCATCCCATATTTCACAATGATTGGGCGTGGGGTTGGCTGGTTCTACATTATGCAGGCAGTTGTACTCGGCGTCATCTGGGGAGCCATTTTTTCTACACAAGGGACATTATTCTCAGAGCTCTTTCCAGCCAAGGTCCGTTATACTGGATTATCTGTCGGTTATCAGGTCGCGGCAGCCATTGCAGGTTTCGGTCCGCTCATCTGGACTGCCATGGCTGAATCATATGGCCCATCCCCTTTGGTATTTGGCGGATTCATGATGGCAGGTCTCGCAATTTCCCTGGCGCTTTGTATATTATCACCGCATTTCAGCAGAAGGATGGAAAAGGATAAAACACTCAAACCACATGAGCTGGATTTGAACTGA
- a CDS encoding IDEAL domain-containing protein has product MEKQLPGTSLEPEEMAEMVLKKALSDYRRAQIEKEIDDSLRNRDKEEFLRLTEILKGIS; this is encoded by the coding sequence ATGGAGAAGCAATTGCCAGGAACATCGCTTGAACCTGAAGAGATGGCTGAAATGGTTTTAAAAAAGGCCCTTAGTGATTACCGGAGAGCACAAATCGAAAAAGAAATCGATGACTCATTAAGAAATCGTGATAAGGAAGAGTTCCTTCGTTTAACTGAAATATTGAAGGGCATTTCATGA
- a CDS encoding sigma 54-interacting transcriptional regulator — MYDDMLEEELNKIIETSNNNILITDQDGIILYSNPKLWEIYGMESDSYIGTSVYQLESEGLLTPSINAIVLKEKKAKRIMQETKTGHVVMSTGYPIFNKEGLLVRVISYGQDQTEILQLQDQFEQLQRKVKGYQTEVEDLREKELDYHYLIARSNETKHILKTIHNVAKTDATILLLGPSGVGKSTFARAVHDQSNRKKEPFIEVNCSTIPDSLFESEIFGYEPGSFTGANKQGRQGLIEQADSGTLFLDEIGELPLAMQAKLLKVLQEKKIKRIGGKKENHINFRLVAATNQDLKEMVSQGKFRLDLFYRLNVIPIQIPALHERKEDIPLLIQHYLQKTSDKYQKFKKIHPSSYEVLTHYHWPGNIRELENLIERLILTIEEPIIFPEHLPQSITGQIEQPEDSNFLAIEQDCKENFDLKKTLEKVERQLIAKAWEKCKTTYEMAEHLGISQPTVIYKLKKYKKYL, encoded by the coding sequence ATGTACGACGACATGCTGGAGGAAGAACTAAATAAGATTATTGAAACATCGAATAATAACATTCTCATTACCGATCAAGATGGAATCATTTTATATTCCAACCCAAAGCTTTGGGAGATTTATGGTATGGAAAGTGACTCTTATATCGGTACCTCCGTCTATCAATTAGAAAGCGAGGGCCTTCTCACACCTTCCATCAATGCGATTGTTTTAAAAGAAAAGAAAGCGAAGCGCATAATGCAGGAAACGAAAACGGGTCATGTTGTCATGTCGACTGGCTATCCCATTTTTAATAAGGAAGGACTACTCGTTAGGGTAATCAGCTATGGTCAGGATCAAACCGAGATCCTGCAATTGCAGGATCAATTTGAACAATTACAACGAAAAGTAAAAGGCTATCAAACGGAAGTCGAGGATTTAAGAGAAAAGGAACTGGATTACCATTATTTGATTGCTAGAAGTAATGAAACGAAGCATATTTTAAAAACGATCCATAATGTTGCAAAAACCGATGCCACGATTCTCTTATTAGGACCTTCCGGGGTAGGGAAAAGCACTTTTGCCCGTGCTGTTCATGACCAAAGCAACCGAAAGAAAGAACCTTTTATCGAAGTGAATTGCAGTACGATACCTGATAGCTTGTTTGAATCGGAAATATTTGGCTATGAGCCGGGATCATTTACAGGGGCAAATAAACAAGGGAGGCAAGGCCTGATTGAGCAGGCTGACAGCGGAACTCTTTTCTTGGATGAAATCGGGGAACTCCCACTTGCCATGCAAGCTAAATTACTGAAAGTATTACAGGAAAAAAAGATAAAGCGCATCGGTGGAAAAAAAGAAAACCATATTAACTTCCGCCTGGTTGCAGCAACTAATCAAGATTTGAAGGAGATGGTAAGTCAAGGTAAGTTTAGATTGGACTTATTTTATCGTTTGAATGTGATTCCCATCCAAATTCCGGCATTACATGAACGTAAAGAAGATATCCCTCTCTTAATTCAGCATTACTTACAGAAAACCAGTGATAAATACCAGAAATTCAAAAAAATCCATCCATCGAGTTATGAAGTTTTGACTCATTATCATTGGCCCGGAAATATACGGGAATTAGAAAACTTAATTGAACGGTTGATCCTGACCATCGAAGAACCAATTATATTTCCCGAACACCTTCCGCAATCCATCACAGGGCAAATTGAACAGCCTGAAGACTCCAACTTCCTTGCAATCGAACAGGATTGTAAAGAGAATTTCGATTTAAAGAAGACACTGGAAAAGGTTGAAAGGCAACTGATTGCAAAAGCATGGGAAAAATGTAAAACCACATACGAAATGGCAGAACATTTGGGCATCAGCCAGCCAACAGTCATCTATAAATTAAAGAAATACAAAAAGTATTTGTAA
- the speB gene encoding agmatinase: protein MMKYQPKDSFKSPRFCGVRTFMRLPFVERVDEHMDFVITGIPFDSGQSFRTGARFGPEAIRDFSILLRPYNPEQDINIFDYISGIDYGDIPIIPGYISETYKKIEEELTPVIEKGIIPISLGGDHSITLGELRAIVKKHGPVALLQFDAHSDTWDSYFDQKYNHGTVFRRAIEEGLIDVSRSLQIGMRGGLYGPEDLQDARDLGLGVYTTNDYKRIGVEKMLEVIHERVADGPVFLSFDIDFLDPVYAPGTGTPEVSGASIDDALSLVRGLTNIDFVGFDLVEVLPAYDHGQITAAAAANIVYEFITLIALAKKGKLEKKERAGDLETQLNN, encoded by the coding sequence ATGATGAAGTATCAACCGAAAGACTCATTCAAATCACCCCGTTTTTGTGGAGTGCGTACGTTTATGAGGCTCCCATTTGTTGAACGGGTAGATGAACATATGGATTTTGTCATTACGGGAATTCCATTTGATTCCGGGCAATCATTTAGAACGGGTGCGAGATTCGGACCAGAAGCCATTCGCGATTTTTCCATCCTTTTACGCCCTTATAATCCAGAACAAGATATTAATATTTTTGATTACATATCAGGGATTGATTATGGGGATATTCCGATCATTCCGGGCTATATTTCAGAAACGTATAAAAAGATCGAGGAAGAGCTTACTCCTGTCATTGAAAAAGGGATCATTCCCATTTCATTAGGGGGCGATCATTCTATCACTCTAGGGGAGCTGCGTGCAATCGTAAAAAAACATGGACCGGTTGCCCTGCTTCAATTCGATGCTCACTCAGATACTTGGGATAGTTATTTCGATCAAAAGTACAATCATGGCACCGTTTTTCGCCGCGCAATAGAAGAGGGTCTCATCGATGTATCGCGATCTCTCCAAATTGGTATGAGGGGTGGTCTTTACGGGCCGGAAGACCTTCAGGATGCTCGGGATTTAGGCTTGGGTGTTTATACGACGAACGATTATAAACGAATCGGCGTCGAAAAAATGCTAGAGGTCATTCACGAGCGAGTTGCTGACGGGCCTGTCTTTTTATCTTTTGATATTGATTTTTTAGATCCCGTTTATGCACCTGGAACGGGGACACCGGAAGTTTCAGGGGCCAGCATTGATGATGCTTTAAGCTTAGTAAGAGGATTGACGAATATAGATTTTGTCGGATTCGATCTTGTTGAGGTTTTACCTGCATATGATCATGGACAAATCACGGCTGCCGCAGCAGCTAATATTGTCTATGAATTCATCACACTCATCGCTCTCGCAAAAAAAGGGAAACTGGAGAAAAAAGAGAGAGCCGGAGATTTGGAAACACAGCTTAACAATTAA
- a CDS encoding sodium:solute symporter gives MHILDISIMILYFSVLIIVGVIGSKRAKTADDFIVAGRNLGHFMYLSCLAAVILGGASTLGTAKLGYQFGISGIWLVVMIGLGIIAIGLFLTNKIFDLKVLTISEMLEKRYNSQTQLVSALVSVIYTFMLTVTQVIGMGTILHVLAGWNLTVSMIVGGGIVLFYTILGGMWSVTMTDVVQFVIMTVGIFFIMLPMSISKAGGWSSLKENLPASHFELGNIGGETIFQYFLLFTLGVVVGQDIWQRLFTARTKAVSRGGTVGAGIYSVFYAIAISIIGMCAFIILPNLGDPQNAFTSIAMETLPAGLLGVVIASVASALMSTASGTLLASSTLVVNDIIKKYIGPGMSERQFLKTSRYTTLTIGVLTIIVAIWIQDILVALDVAYAILSGAVFFPIILGFFWKRVTAKAAFYSILASMIVIIVGLVIKGPSSTQPILYGLATSFVVITTLTFLSPNNEVKQDVKEKADMDTLAN, from the coding sequence ATGCATATTTTGGATATATCGATCATGATTCTATATTTTTCTGTTTTAATCATTGTGGGAGTAATCGGATCCAAACGGGCAAAGACAGCAGATGATTTCATTGTGGCAGGACGTAATCTCGGTCATTTTATGTATTTATCCTGTTTAGCTGCTGTGATATTAGGGGGAGCTTCTACTCTAGGAACAGCAAAGTTAGGTTATCAGTTTGGGATATCCGGTATTTGGCTAGTGGTGATGATTGGGCTCGGGATTATCGCAATCGGGTTGTTTTTAACGAATAAGATCTTTGATTTAAAAGTACTGACGATCAGTGAAATGCTTGAGAAGCGTTACAATTCTCAAACCCAATTGGTAAGTGCCTTGGTCTCGGTTATCTATACATTCATGCTGACTGTAACGCAAGTGATCGGGATGGGGACGATATTACATGTTTTGGCTGGTTGGAATTTAACAGTTTCCATGATAGTCGGAGGTGGAATCGTTTTATTTTATACAATATTAGGAGGAATGTGGTCAGTCACCATGACTGATGTAGTACAATTCGTCATCATGACGGTCGGGATTTTCTTTATCATGCTCCCAATGAGTATCTCTAAGGCAGGAGGGTGGAGCTCACTTAAAGAAAATCTCCCTGCATCACATTTTGAGTTAGGCAACATTGGCGGAGAGACCATTTTTCAATATTTTTTACTTTTTACTTTAGGTGTAGTTGTTGGACAAGATATTTGGCAGCGTCTTTTTACCGCACGAACCAAAGCGGTCTCTCGTGGCGGTACGGTTGGAGCTGGAATATATAGTGTTTTTTACGCGATTGCAATAAGTATCATAGGAATGTGCGCTTTTATTATTCTTCCTAATTTAGGAGATCCACAAAATGCATTTACTAGTATAGCAATGGAAACTCTACCTGCTGGCCTATTGGGGGTTGTCATTGCAAGTGTGGCCTCAGCCCTAATGTCCACTGCTTCAGGAACATTGCTGGCTTCATCCACTTTGGTTGTTAATGACATCATTAAAAAATACATCGGCCCAGGAATGAGTGAACGACAATTTTTAAAAACATCACGGTATACTACTTTAACGATTGGTGTATTGACCATAATCGTTGCGATATGGATACAAGATATTTTAGTTGCACTGGATGTAGCTTACGCAATCTTATCCGGCGCTGTGTTCTTTCCAATCATTCTTGGCTTCTTTTGGAAGAGAGTCACGGCTAAAGCGGCATTCTACTCCATTCTAGCTAGCATGATCGTTATTATTGTTGGATTGGTCATTAAAGGACCCTCCTCCACTCAACCCATTCTATACGGACTCGCTACTAGTTTTGTCGTGATCACTACCCTTACTTTCCTTAGCCCCAATAATGAGGTAAAGCAAGATGTAAAGGAGAAAGCGGACATGGACACCCTGGCTAATTGA
- a CDS encoding class II aldolase/adducin family protein has translation MTKIISLQPATFNTLEEERNHRKERLAASFRLFSKFGFDEGIAGHITVRDPKYTDHFWVNPFGMHFSQISVSDLILVNHKGDIVEGEHSVNGAAFAIHSEIHKARPDAIAAAHAHSVYGKTWSSLGRLLDPITQDACQFYKDHALFDDFTGVVYASEEGKRIARALGQHKAVILRNHGLLTVGQSADSAAWWFITMERSCQAQIMAESVGNPIFIEEEYAKLTAEQTGTEYEGWLSFQPLWDRIRKEQPDFLK, from the coding sequence ATGACAAAGATAATTTCCCTGCAACCCGCGACATTCAATACACTGGAAGAAGAGCGTAATCACCGGAAAGAAAGGTTGGCAGCTTCCTTCCGTCTTTTTTCAAAGTTTGGTTTCGATGAAGGGATAGCTGGCCATATTACGGTCCGCGATCCTAAATATACAGACCATTTCTGGGTCAATCCGTTTGGGATGCATTTTAGTCAAATTTCCGTTTCCGATCTTATATTGGTTAATCATAAAGGTGATATTGTAGAGGGGGAACATTCGGTGAATGGTGCTGCCTTTGCCATTCATTCGGAAATCCATAAAGCACGACCGGATGCCATTGCAGCGGCACATGCTCATTCGGTATATGGAAAGACATGGTCTTCTTTAGGGAGACTGCTAGATCCGATTACGCAAGATGCCTGCCAATTCTATAAAGACCATGCATTGTTCGATGATTTTACTGGTGTGGTTTATGCATCTGAAGAAGGAAAACGCATCGCTAGGGCTTTAGGTCAACACAAAGCTGTCATCCTCCGCAACCATGGTCTGCTTACGGTGGGCCAATCTGCAGATTCAGCTGCTTGGTGGTTCATAACGATGGAACGTTCATGTCAAGCACAGATAATGGCTGAATCTGTAGGTAACCCGATTTTTATAGAAGAAGAGTATGCAAAGTTAACGGCAGAACAAACGGGAACGGAATATGAGGGTTGGCTGAGTTTTCAGCCTCTTTGGGACAGAATCAGAAAAGAGCAACCAGATTTCTTGAAATGA
- a CDS encoding D-2-hydroxyacid dehydrogenase — translation MSGSKKIAPSLYIRVDIPEKYINEFKAICSEVVVEPWEFGEPEPQPTVDLSKFDVLYTLGLHDNLNIIKKAPRIKWVHSDSAGVEAMLNEDIQNSDVIITNVKGCTSVPIAEHTIAMLSSLARGVPTMIRNQINKTWVEIPVKDLENATVGIIGYGDIGYEIAKRCKALGMTVIGCRRNPSKRNKVYEPADLIMGMDQVDEVLSKSDFVVLALPFTKDTSYFFNKERLNKMKKGSYVINVGRGNTIVDEDLIDSLSNGHIAGAALDVFEVEPLPKDHPFWQLENVMVSPHNAYNSSKYLDRVMELFLKNLKLFSDGKPLMNVVEKKLGY, via the coding sequence ATGTCTGGTTCTAAGAAAATAGCACCTTCACTTTATATCAGGGTCGATATACCGGAAAAATACATCAATGAGTTTAAGGCGATTTGTTCAGAAGTTGTTGTCGAGCCATGGGAATTCGGCGAACCTGAACCACAGCCAACAGTTGATTTATCAAAGTTTGATGTCCTTTATACGCTGGGGCTTCATGATAATCTTAACATTATAAAAAAAGCTCCAAGGATTAAATGGGTCCATTCAGACAGTGCTGGGGTTGAGGCCATGCTGAATGAAGATATACAGAACAGTGATGTCATCATCACCAATGTCAAAGGCTGCACATCTGTCCCGATAGCCGAGCATACAATTGCGATGCTATCTTCGTTAGCAAGAGGCGTACCGACAATGATCAGAAATCAAATAAACAAAACCTGGGTTGAAATTCCTGTGAAAGATCTTGAAAATGCGACAGTGGGGATAATTGGGTATGGTGATATTGGCTATGAGATAGCGAAGAGATGTAAAGCACTGGGTATGACCGTTATTGGGTGCCGCCGGAATCCCTCCAAGAGGAACAAAGTATATGAACCTGCGGATTTGATAATGGGTATGGATCAAGTGGATGAGGTCCTTTCCAAGTCCGATTTTGTCGTCTTGGCACTCCCGTTTACAAAAGATACCTCATACTTTTTTAATAAAGAACGCTTAAATAAAATGAAAAAAGGCAGCTATGTAATTAATGTCGGCCGCGGTAATACGATTGTGGATGAAGATTTAATTGATTCTTTGAGCAATGGGCACATAGCAGGAGCGGCTCTAGATGTGTTTGAAGTAGAACCTTTACCTAAGGATCACCCTTTCTGGCAGCTGGAAAATGTCATGGTTTCCCCACATAATGCTTACAACTCTTCCAAATACCTAGATCGTGTGATGGAATTATTCTTGAAAAATTTAAAGCTTTTTTCTGACGGTAAACCCCTAATGAACGTTGTGGAAAAAAAACTTGGTTATTAA
- a CDS encoding TetR/AcrR family transcriptional regulator — translation MAEKRNSKDILIEAASRLFRIRGYYGVGLKDIIEESGIPKGSLYHYFPKGKEELAIEAIIHTKEFVIDEIKRGFDEIEDPIKAIQSHIFHLSEVFGDSENLLGLPIGTIAAETYTTSEQIRTACQEAIEDWQSIYVKKLLEAEFSEKRAKELSIVINALIEGGILLSLTAKNGEPLQAIAEQIPLLLINK, via the coding sequence ATGGCAGAAAAACGAAACTCGAAAGACATTCTTATTGAGGCTGCTTCCCGACTTTTTCGGATACGTGGATATTACGGTGTAGGGCTCAAGGACATTATTGAGGAAAGTGGCATCCCAAAAGGTTCGCTGTATCATTATTTTCCGAAAGGCAAAGAAGAATTGGCGATCGAGGCGATTATTCATACAAAAGAATTCGTGATAGATGAAATTAAACGGGGATTTGATGAAATTGAAGACCCTATCAAAGCCATTCAGTCTCATATTTTTCATTTATCCGAGGTATTTGGTGATAGTGAAAATCTATTAGGACTGCCAATCGGGACGATTGCAGCGGAAACATATACGACGAGTGAGCAGATAAGAACGGCTTGTCAAGAAGCGATAGAAGATTGGCAATCCATATATGTGAAGAAATTACTCGAGGCGGAATTCAGTGAGAAACGGGCAAAAGAATTGAGTATCGTAATTAATGCTTTAATTGAGGGCGGTATCCTTTTATCCTTAACGGCAAAAAACGGGGAACCTCTCCAAGCCATTGCGGAACAGATACCATTATTGCTGATAAATAAATAA